One part of the Armatimonadota bacterium genome encodes these proteins:
- a CDS encoding glycogen debranching enzyme N-terminal domain-containing protein — MIAFSGDQVSDPSFWLSREWLETNGLGGYAMSTIAGLNSRRYHGLLVAALGSPVNRYVLLSKLEETLLIDGQPFELSTNHYSGATHPQGYRYLTEFRLDPGPVWTFNVDGRLIEKRLFMPDEENAVVTQYRTIDGSGYRTRRSSGACQLILRPLIAFRDYHSLTRENHDLDPEWRIEPHGTSLQPYASLPRLHFCFQRMGVTNVGQWYRQFDYHHERERGLEHQEDLFCPFELQTDLSSDQAAQLAVGLHPDAPFEIKRKSIADHYIVRRGTGHTVIAGYPWFGDWGRDTFIALPGLALVTGRHEIARSILTEYGKLFNQGLLPNRFIEGADQPEYNTVDATLWYFEALRAYLEYSDDRSVFGDGLLERLVESIDWHTKGTLHGIGMDEDGLLSAGAPGLQLTWMDAKVGDWVVTPRMGKPVEIQALWHNALLCLGEWTGDAKYAQIAQRAKVSFDALFWNGRYFDDVAGDRSLRPNQIFALSLAHSIARSDRALPVLETVEQELLTPFGLRTLSPNDPDYRPHCEGDRLSRDGAYHQGTVWTWLAGHFWTAAIRHQGDEAKERASAWLQGLESHLNEACVGHVSEIFDAEPPHMPRGCPAQAWSIAEILRLKALLTLDKADGAH; from the coding sequence ATGATCGCCTTTTCGGGCGACCAAGTTTCCGATCCGTCATTCTGGCTTTCCAGAGAGTGGCTGGAGACGAACGGTCTGGGCGGGTACGCCATGTCCACCATCGCGGGCCTTAACTCGCGCCGATACCATGGACTATTGGTTGCCGCGCTCGGTTCGCCGGTCAACCGCTACGTTTTGCTGTCCAAGTTAGAAGAAACCCTTCTCATCGATGGCCAACCCTTTGAACTTTCCACCAATCACTACTCAGGCGCTACCCACCCGCAAGGCTATCGATACTTAACCGAATTCCGCCTCGATCCAGGCCCTGTCTGGACTTTCAACGTTGACGGACGTCTGATCGAAAAGCGTCTCTTCATGCCGGACGAAGAGAACGCAGTCGTTACCCAATATCGCACGATCGATGGATCGGGCTACAGAACAAGGCGATCCAGCGGCGCCTGTCAACTGATCTTACGCCCTCTGATCGCCTTTCGCGACTACCACAGCCTGACGCGCGAAAACCACGACCTCGATCCCGAATGGCGGATCGAGCCGCACGGAACCAGCCTCCAACCCTATGCTTCGCTCCCCAGACTTCACTTCTGCTTCCAGCGGATGGGCGTTACAAACGTCGGCCAATGGTATCGCCAATTCGACTATCATCACGAGCGCGAGCGCGGTCTTGAGCATCAAGAAGACCTCTTTTGTCCCTTCGAACTCCAAACGGACTTATCCTCCGATCAAGCGGCACAGCTCGCCGTCGGCCTCCATCCCGATGCACCGTTCGAAATCAAACGAAAATCGATCGCGGATCATTACATCGTCCGACGCGGCACAGGCCATACCGTCATCGCCGGCTATCCCTGGTTTGGCGATTGGGGCCGCGACACCTTTATCGCCCTGCCTGGACTTGCCCTGGTAACCGGGCGGCACGAAATCGCGCGATCCATCCTCACGGAGTACGGCAAACTCTTCAACCAAGGCCTGCTACCCAATCGATTCATCGAAGGCGCCGACCAGCCGGAATACAACACCGTCGATGCGACGCTTTGGTACTTCGAGGCGCTTCGAGCCTATCTTGAGTATTCAGACGACCGATCCGTTTTTGGCGACGGCCTGTTGGAACGACTCGTAGAATCCATCGATTGGCACACCAAGGGCACGCTGCACGGAATCGGTATGGACGAGGACGGCCTCCTTTCTGCAGGCGCCCCCGGCCTGCAACTAACCTGGATGGACGCGAAAGTCGGCGATTGGGTCGTAACGCCGCGCATGGGCAAACCGGTCGAGATTCAAGCCCTTTGGCATAACGCCCTGCTCTGCCTTGGCGAGTGGACGGGCGATGCAAAGTACGCTCAGATAGCTCAAAGGGCCAAGGTCAGCTTCGACGCCCTCTTTTGGAACGGTCGCTACTTTGACGACGTTGCGGGCGATCGTTCTCTCCGACCCAATCAGATCTTCGCCCTGAGCCTTGCACATTCGATCGCGCGCTCCGACCGCGCACTGCCTGTGCTGGAGACCGTCGAGCAAGAATTGCTGACCCCCTTTGGCCTGCGAACCCTATCGCCCAACGACCCCGATTATCGACCCCATTGCGAAGGCGACCGGCTATCTCGAGACGGCGCCTATCATCAAGGCACTGTATGGACATGGCTCGCTGGACACTTTTGGACGGCAGCGATCCGGCATCAAGGCGACGAGGCCAAAGAACGCGCATCCGCATGGCTACAAGGCTTAGAATCTCACCTAAACGAAGCCTGCGTCGGCCACGTTTCAGAGATTTTTGACGCCGAACCGCCACACATGCCTCGCGGCTGCCCCGCGCAAGCCTGGAGCATCGCCGAGATTTTGCGCCTAAAAGCCCTGCTTACCTTAGATAAAGCAGACGGAGCGCATTGA
- the cadA gene encoding cadmium-translocating P-type ATPase — MAERVRLKITGMTCAACARRIEKVVSKVDGVLESQVNFATEKGEFQVDPSVSVERLIEAIRKAGFDAHKADATAPHREIYTAARLWLAVVFSLPVVAISMFMHDKTHELGWLLFALTLPVQFGAGLPFYRSAWSATLAKAPNMETLIVLGSTAAFVYSVAVLLMSNHGNLYFEASAVIITLILLGKRIEETAKRRAREALASVWTLLPRRIMVERNGEYVESELGEARIGDKLLVRAGDRVPVDGEVVSGAAWIEESALTGEPVPVSKGEGERAIAGSIVTDGAIELIATAVGEDTLIQQVANAVETAQASKAALQRLADRISAVFVPAIIVLALVSVAVWFLITKDAAKSILTGVSVLVIACPCALGLAAPIAILTGTARASRSGIVVKGIEALERVRRLDAVVLDKTGTLTAGNPVVVDTALFGGDLEANLAYASALEKMADHPLARAIVAYAPGVVKSVENVRIVPGGGAMGEIDGVGVAIGSPRFLSQIGIELNGAADYPVVLAVDGKASLGFVFADEPTPEGAEAIRRLQEAGIELYICSGDRREAVMRMAEAVGVSPENVLAEMLPDQKAELVRTLQAQGKKVAFVGDGINDAPALASADLGIAVGAGTGLAAESADLILLNNDLRSLPIALRVSRAMAATIRSNLGLAFLYNAIAIPIALAGRLDPMIAAGAMSLSSLSVVFNALRLLYLR, encoded by the coding sequence ATGGCCGAACGGGTGAGACTGAAGATTACCGGGATGACTTGCGCCGCCTGTGCCAGGCGGATCGAGAAGGTCGTCTCCAAAGTGGACGGGGTGTTGGAGAGTCAGGTTAACTTTGCGACGGAGAAGGGCGAGTTTCAGGTGGACCCGTCAGTTTCGGTCGAGCGGTTGATCGAGGCGATTCGAAAAGCAGGCTTTGACGCTCACAAGGCCGATGCAACGGCGCCGCATCGAGAAATCTATACGGCGGCCCGGCTTTGGCTTGCAGTCGTGTTTTCGCTTCCTGTCGTAGCCATTTCGATGTTTATGCACGACAAGACTCACGAGTTAGGCTGGCTGCTGTTTGCTTTGACTCTGCCGGTGCAGTTTGGCGCTGGGCTGCCTTTTTATAGGAGCGCTTGGAGCGCGACCCTAGCGAAAGCGCCCAACATGGAGACGCTGATCGTGCTAGGATCGACGGCCGCATTTGTCTACAGCGTTGCCGTATTGTTGATGTCTAATCACGGAAACTTATACTTTGAGGCTTCGGCGGTCATTATCACATTGATCCTTTTGGGCAAGCGAATCGAGGAGACGGCGAAGCGGCGAGCAAGAGAAGCATTGGCGAGCGTCTGGACGCTCTTGCCGCGGCGAATCATGGTGGAGAGAAATGGGGAGTATGTCGAATCGGAGCTCGGCGAGGCGAGGATTGGGGACAAACTGCTGGTGCGCGCGGGCGATCGGGTTCCGGTGGATGGGGAGGTTGTTTCGGGCGCTGCCTGGATAGAGGAATCAGCCTTAACGGGGGAGCCTGTACCCGTATCGAAGGGAGAAGGCGAGCGCGCTATCGCCGGATCGATCGTAACCGATGGGGCGATCGAACTGATCGCGACGGCGGTGGGCGAGGACACGCTCATTCAGCAGGTTGCCAATGCGGTGGAGACGGCGCAGGCGAGCAAGGCGGCTTTGCAGCGGCTGGCGGATCGAATTTCGGCTGTGTTTGTGCCTGCAATCATTGTCTTGGCGCTTGTTTCGGTCGCGGTCTGGTTCTTGATCACGAAGGATGCTGCAAAATCGATACTGACCGGCGTGAGCGTTCTGGTGATCGCGTGTCCCTGCGCGCTTGGGTTGGCTGCGCCAATCGCCATTTTGACGGGCACTGCGCGGGCCTCGAGATCGGGCATTGTAGTGAAGGGCATCGAGGCATTGGAGCGGGTAAGGCGGTTGGACGCGGTTGTGCTGGACAAGACCGGCACCTTGACCGCGGGCAATCCGGTGGTGGTCGATACCGCGCTTTTCGGCGGCGATTTAGAAGCGAATCTGGCCTATGCGTCTGCGCTAGAGAAAATGGCCGATCATCCCTTGGCGAGGGCGATCGTGGCTTATGCGCCTGGCGTTGTGAAATCTGTAGAGAATGTGAGAATCGTTCCCGGCGGCGGGGCGATGGGTGAAATCGACGGCGTTGGGGTCGCCATCGGCAGTCCAAGGTTTCTTTCTCAAATCGGTATAGAACTAAACGGAGCGGCAGATTATCCCGTTGTGCTGGCAGTGGATGGCAAGGCATCTTTGGGCTTTGTGTTTGCAGACGAGCCTACTCCCGAAGGCGCCGAGGCTATACGCAGATTGCAAGAAGCGGGCATCGAACTGTACATCTGTTCGGGCGATCGGCGCGAGGCGGTGATGCGAATGGCGGAGGCTGTCGGCGTGTCGCCAGAGAACGTCCTGGCCGAGATGTTGCCCGATCAGAAGGCCGAATTGGTGCGAACGTTGCAAGCGCAGGGAAAGAAAGTAGCCTTTGTGGGCGACGGCATCAACGATGCGCCCGCGCTGGCCAGCGCGGATCTGGGCATCGCGGTGGGGGCCGGAACCGGTTTGGCTGCAGAGAGCGCGGATTTGATCCTATTGAACAACGATCTGCGTTCTCTTCCCATCGCATTGAGAGTCTCTCGGGCGATGGCCGCGACCATACGATCGAACTTGGGTTTGGCTTTTCTTTACAATGCGATCGCGATTCCGATTGCGCTTGCAGGGCGGTTGGATCCGATGATCGCAGCGGGCGCCATGAGCCTCAGTTCGCTATCGGTCGTTTTCAATGCGCTCCGTCTGCTTTATCTAAGGTAA
- a CDS encoding oligosaccharide flippase family protein, which translates to MAWLTSASLLGRTAAFLSLIVVARHVTPAEFGIFRMVADLVIVMELFRDIGMARALQTYSGDRKMACDVTFHISNAAGLVMFALALIFAGDVARFYNTPEVESLLRVMAITIVLNTLTVVPRVIMQLERRWDQLAISEFAPQLLGAIVLVVGAINGYAYWSYAASVLIRCGGTMALAYWINGWRPRKQFSWPVARELFAFGKWAYLDLLLYAGVITFADSIYLGRFQGAHELGLYGQANNLVQVTFQVVVLPLDRIAIVMVADANRENKAYAHLVQITYYVALLMAPLYAFLMLFPELIIGVVLSERWIGAAPILQVLALNWFFVGVFTTPLRNYFLGTVRPKLLAYSITPSIIFIFVMYWLSGGSYNGVQIAWLFLASRLIHIALSLFFMKADKEPLWPLFARLWKPLLCVGVAAPSAWYLSKFAAQEFVSLLIATVVFFGLYGAFWTKPILAIVKRRRQSVPSDS; encoded by the coding sequence ATGGCCTGGCTCACCTCTGCCTCGCTGCTGGGACGAACCGCCGCATTCCTGTCGCTCATTGTCGTTGCCCGCCACGTAACGCCCGCCGAGTTCGGCATCTTTCGCATGGTGGCCGACCTGGTCATCGTCATGGAACTGTTTCGAGACATCGGAATGGCGCGCGCGCTCCAAACCTATTCGGGCGACCGAAAAATGGCCTGCGACGTTACCTTTCACATCTCGAACGCCGCAGGGCTAGTGATGTTCGCCCTCGCGCTCATCTTTGCCGGCGATGTCGCACGGTTCTATAACACGCCCGAAGTCGAATCGCTCCTGCGCGTGATGGCGATCACCATTGTCTTGAACACGCTGACCGTCGTGCCGCGCGTGATCATGCAGCTAGAGCGCCGATGGGATCAATTGGCGATCAGCGAGTTTGCCCCGCAACTGCTCGGCGCCATCGTGCTGGTGGTCGGCGCGATCAACGGCTACGCCTATTGGAGCTACGCAGCCTCCGTCCTGATTCGGTGCGGGGGCACAATGGCGCTGGCTTACTGGATCAACGGCTGGCGGCCCCGCAAGCAGTTCAGTTGGCCGGTCGCGCGAGAACTGTTCGCCTTCGGAAAGTGGGCCTATCTCGACCTGCTCCTCTATGCGGGGGTCATCACCTTCGCCGATAGCATCTACCTGGGTCGCTTCCAGGGAGCGCACGAATTGGGACTGTACGGCCAAGCCAACAACCTTGTGCAAGTAACCTTTCAAGTAGTCGTGCTTCCGCTCGACCGCATCGCCATCGTCATGGTCGCAGACGCCAATCGAGAGAACAAGGCTTATGCGCATTTGGTACAGATCACCTACTACGTCGCCCTGCTCATGGCGCCTCTCTACGCCTTTCTTATGCTCTTCCCGGAGTTGATTATTGGGGTCGTGCTGTCGGAACGCTGGATTGGAGCCGCGCCGATACTTCAGGTATTGGCGCTTAACTGGTTTTTCGTCGGAGTCTTCACAACGCCTCTCAGAAACTACTTCCTAGGCACCGTGCGGCCCAAGCTGCTCGCCTATTCCATCACCCCTTCCATCATCTTCATCTTCGTCATGTACTGGCTCAGCGGCGGATCCTACAACGGCGTCCAAATCGCTTGGCTCTTCTTGGCCAGCCGACTGATCCACATTGCCTTGAGCCTCTTTTTTATGAAGGCGGACAAAGAGCCCCTTTGGCCTCTGTTCGCTCGCCTCTGGAAGCCCTTGCTTTGCGTCGGCGTTGCAGCACCCTCAGCATGGTATTTGTCTAAGTTTGCTGCGCAAGAGTTTGTCTCATTGCTCATTGCAACGGTCGTTTTCTTTGGCCTCTACGGCGCCTTTTGGACCAAGCCGATCCTCGCCATCGTCAAGCGGCGCAGACAATCCGTGCCATCAGATTCGTAG
- a CDS encoding glycosyltransferase family 2 protein encodes MQADPLVSVIVPVYNERHTISEVLRRLRDAPFRKEIIVVDDHSDDGTWEILQKESDISLARHDKNSGKGSAIRTGIAMATGDIVIIQDADLEYDPTEIPEVIRPIVEGRTTVSYGNRFSQGLPKEMPLPNKIANRLLSLAVRILYRYPLQDEATCYKAFEAGTLKQMNLTCTGFEFCPEVTAKSLRQGIRIVEVSLYKYRPRTKKGGKKIRWTDGVQAFWTLIKQRFGR; translated from the coding sequence ATGCAGGCCGACCCGCTCGTCTCCGTTATCGTGCCGGTCTACAACGAGAGGCACACCATCTCCGAAGTCTTGCGTCGATTGCGCGACGCTCCCTTTCGCAAAGAGATCATCGTAGTCGACGACCATTCGGACGATGGCACCTGGGAAATTCTTCAAAAAGAGTCGGACATTTCGCTTGCTCGACACGATAAGAACTCCGGCAAAGGCAGTGCAATCCGTACCGGCATTGCAATGGCTACTGGCGACATCGTCATCATCCAAGACGCCGACCTCGAATACGACCCGACAGAAATCCCCGAGGTGATCAGGCCGATCGTCGAAGGTCGCACAACCGTCTCCTACGGCAATCGCTTTAGCCAAGGTCTTCCAAAGGAGATGCCATTGCCGAACAAGATCGCCAATCGACTTCTCTCGCTGGCCGTTCGCATTCTCTACCGTTACCCGCTCCAAGACGAAGCGACCTGCTACAAGGCCTTTGAAGCAGGAACGTTGAAACAAATGAACCTGACCTGTACCGGCTTCGAGTTCTGCCCCGAAGTAACGGCCAAGTCGCTGCGCCAAGGGATTCGAATTGTAGAAGTTTCGCTTTACAAATATCGACCAAGGACCAAGAAGGGCGGCAAAAAGATTCGTTGGACGGACGGCGTGCAGGCTTTTTGGACGCTGATCAAACAGAGGTTTGGTCGATGA
- a CDS encoding S-layer homology domain-containing protein: MKRLSVVLATATLVFSMATAQNQDVDPSHWAYKAVDELVRAGIIVGYPDGTFKGTRTLTRYEFAEALHRAWMNLRSWLDQRMAKMDELEREINALKARPTGGGGQDPVNLGPINARLDELNREMAGLRGMQDAVNRMERLAQTFQQELNARGVDIDALKRDYASLANRVSELEKMKGPQLTGTFGVGVYGPHGIDGSSAFGLNGQSVGAQGSILNGTEVFHELRLGYNAMINDDVSAHAMLSVGNYLPAIGNAGMVGGGYTPGNTDITIWEGYVKAPVDLFGKTLNLTVGRMPVMVSPLTLARVNPDYYLQMPGYNDRQYRVDGASGMIDFGRINLSLWAARTNTVRSNNSSGLLDSYMNFTAGGMMPITNAGGKPVGTMGGMLTAEQMAGARANINLFSGDDMSGTLGLTYFAVGGPSAPLPTGAAGTFNRVDVFGADLKGKARRISYGAEFAASLLYNDDTKMLDDDNWAAYGWIGYDFGENLNISVGAKEVRFAFGAPGSWGRIGNWYNPTDISGFMAKASYQAGENLSFRASGEFYEGADGGPGLRTTDKINRVMAGVDYKFNERWSAMFNYEGVMWELKSATWAGGNAGAEPIENYFTLGLGYNLGENATLNVMYQVIDFDAKGAPAFAFPTTGRNKGGVASTTLSVKF, from the coding sequence ATGAAACGTCTCTCAGTTGTATTGGCGACTGCAACGCTGGTCTTTTCGATGGCCACCGCGCAGAACCAAGACGTGGATCCGTCGCACTGGGCCTACAAGGCCGTAGACGAGCTGGTGCGCGCAGGCATCATCGTGGGCTACCCCGATGGCACCTTCAAAGGCACCCGCACCCTGACCCGATACGAGTTCGCCGAAGCGCTCCACAGAGCGTGGATGAACCTTCGCAGCTGGCTGGATCAGCGCATGGCGAAAATGGATGAGCTCGAGCGCGAGATCAATGCGCTCAAGGCGCGCCCCACAGGCGGTGGAGGACAAGACCCTGTCAACCTCGGCCCGATCAATGCGCGATTGGACGAACTGAATCGCGAAATGGCCGGCCTTCGAGGCATGCAGGACGCCGTCAACCGAATGGAGCGACTGGCTCAGACCTTTCAACAAGAACTGAACGCTCGCGGCGTCGACATCGATGCCCTGAAGCGCGACTACGCTAGCTTGGCCAATCGCGTCTCCGAACTGGAGAAGATGAAGGGACCCCAACTGACCGGTACCTTCGGCGTTGGCGTCTATGGCCCCCACGGCATCGACGGCAGCAGCGCGTTCGGCCTCAACGGCCAGTCCGTAGGAGCCCAGGGCAGCATCCTCAACGGTACCGAGGTGTTCCACGAGCTCCGATTGGGCTACAACGCCATGATCAACGACGATGTGTCGGCTCATGCAATGCTGAGCGTGGGCAACTATCTGCCCGCTATCGGCAACGCAGGCATGGTTGGCGGCGGTTACACCCCTGGCAACACCGACATCACTATCTGGGAAGGCTACGTCAAGGCTCCGGTCGACCTGTTCGGCAAGACGCTCAACCTCACGGTTGGTCGTATGCCCGTCATGGTCAGCCCGTTGACCCTTGCCCGCGTCAACCCCGATTACTATCTGCAAATGCCCGGCTACAACGACCGCCAGTATCGAGTGGACGGCGCCAGCGGTATGATCGACTTCGGTCGAATCAATCTCAGCCTTTGGGCCGCGCGCACCAACACGGTCCGCTCCAACAACTCGAGCGGCCTGTTGGATAGCTACATGAACTTCACCGCAGGCGGCATGATGCCCATCACCAACGCGGGCGGCAAGCCCGTCGGCACCATGGGCGGCATGTTGACCGCAGAGCAGATGGCTGGCGCGCGCGCCAACATCAACCTCTTTAGCGGCGACGACATGAGCGGAACGCTGGGATTGACCTACTTCGCAGTGGGCGGCCCGTCGGCTCCTCTGCCGACCGGCGCAGCAGGCACCTTTAATCGCGTCGACGTTTTCGGCGCCGATCTGAAGGGTAAGGCTCGACGCATCAGCTACGGCGCCGAGTTTGCCGCATCGCTGCTCTACAACGATGATACCAAGATGCTGGACGACGACAACTGGGCAGCCTACGGTTGGATCGGTTACGACTTTGGCGAGAACCTGAACATTTCGGTCGGCGCCAAGGAAGTCCGATTCGCCTTCGGCGCGCCGGGTTCCTGGGGCCGCATCGGCAACTGGTACAACCCGACCGACATCAGCGGTTTCATGGCGAAGGCCAGCTACCAGGCGGGCGAGAATCTCTCGTTCCGAGCCAGCGGCGAGTTCTATGAGGGCGCCGACGGCGGTCCTGGTCTGCGAACCACCGACAAGATCAACCGCGTCATGGCGGGCGTGGACTACAAGTTCAACGAGCGCTGGAGCGCCATGTTCAACTACGAGGGCGTGATGTGGGAACTGAAGTCGGCAACGTGGGCGGGCGGCAACGCCGGCGCCGAGCCGATCGAGAACTACTTCACCCTCGGCTTGGGCTACAACCTCGGCGAGAACGCCACGCTCAACGTGATGTACCAGGTGATCGACTTCGACGCCAAGGGAGCGCCCGCATTCGCGTTCCCAACCACCGGCCGAAACAAGGGCGGCGTCGCGAGCACTACGCTCAGCGTCAAGTTCTAA
- a CDS encoding PEP-CTERM sorting domain-containing protein, protein MKGLKLAIAVGIATMTLNAFAGIHHVSGPAFHITNPNDMKYRADAYGSTNVKYWTERENHPLANDLVVSMWPPVSFPTNVTSHFENNDNKIAAGTMIDSYYLYFDPRSSENAVARFRFDMPILGLITNERNNAANNHFMLSDYLIDPAVPAGNKSTSHFNARGLEIGSNEYVRWIAANEIEVHLRASSPGDQIRVITQAVPEPASMTALGLGLAGLIRRRRKA, encoded by the coding sequence ATGAAAGGACTCAAACTTGCCATCGCAGTCGGTATCGCAACAATGACCCTGAACGCCTTTGCCGGCATCCACCACGTGAGCGGTCCGGCCTTCCACATAACCAACCCGAACGATATGAAATACAGAGCCGACGCTTACGGTTCCACCAACGTCAAGTATTGGACCGAGCGCGAGAACCATCCACTGGCCAACGACCTCGTCGTTAGCATGTGGCCTCCGGTCAGTTTCCCGACCAATGTTACAAGCCACTTTGAGAACAACGACAACAAGATCGCCGCAGGCACGATGATCGATAGCTACTACCTCTATTTTGATCCGCGCAGCAGCGAGAACGCAGTCGCACGCTTCCGATTCGATATGCCCATTCTGGGACTGATCACCAACGAGCGAAACAATGCGGCTAACAACCACTTTATGCTCAGCGATTATCTGATCGACCCGGCTGTGCCTGCGGGCAACAAATCGACCTCGCATTTCAATGCTCGGGGGTTGGAGATCGGATCGAACGAGTATGTGCGATGGATCGCTGCCAACGAGATCGAGGTACATCTGCGCGCATCCAGCCCAGGCGATCAGATTCGAGTGATCACCCAAGCCGTGCCGGAGCCAGCCAGCATGACCGCGCTCGGTTTGGGCCTTGCCGGGCTGATCCGCCGGCGCCGCAAAGCATAA
- a CDS encoding phytanoyl-CoA dioxygenase family protein → MSRSRIKVSQYADYWRNGFLVVPGLVPEYEALRRYADDLLHGRIEVPGMPSPPEKADMETLHSRFTRIHMLHRASGEAERAMLHSRVLDVLEALMGPDVLALQTMLFLNPPGRGGQGWHQDAYYIPTLPQTLIGAWIALDDADEENGCLWVAPGSHVEPIYPPDEMGGPLHRQEAFDDLAVAENVSSLNDQANSLTAISERYGAVSVPVEAGSVVFFHGHLLHRSYPNRTADRYRRAFVSHYCNARSWVPWNHGRPYDGPSANYCHILARGRTHLPFAQPLFGTPCAALEPDASEAPPTDERMMGVGGEMVSIGADYPQED, encoded by the coding sequence ATGAGCAGAAGTCGTATCAAAGTGTCGCAATATGCGGATTATTGGCGCAACGGCTTCCTGGTCGTGCCGGGACTTGTGCCCGAGTATGAAGCGCTGCGGCGCTATGCCGACGACCTATTGCACGGTCGGATTGAGGTGCCTGGCATGCCGTCTCCTCCGGAGAAGGCCGACATGGAAACTCTGCACAGTCGGTTTACCCGAATCCATATGCTGCACAGGGCGTCGGGCGAGGCGGAACGAGCGATGTTGCACAGCCGCGTTTTGGACGTGCTGGAGGCGTTGATGGGGCCGGACGTGCTGGCGCTGCAGACTATGCTGTTCTTGAATCCGCCCGGGCGCGGCGGGCAGGGCTGGCATCAGGACGCCTATTACATTCCAACGTTGCCGCAAACATTGATCGGGGCATGGATCGCTTTGGACGATGCGGACGAAGAGAACGGCTGTTTGTGGGTCGCGCCCGGTTCGCACGTCGAGCCAATCTATCCGCCAGACGAGATGGGCGGGCCGTTGCACAGGCAGGAAGCGTTCGACGATCTGGCCGTGGCCGAGAATGTCAGTTCGCTGAACGATCAGGCAAACTCGTTGACCGCCATATCTGAGAGGTATGGCGCCGTCTCTGTTCCAGTGGAAGCGGGCTCGGTCGTTTTCTTTCACGGTCATTTGCTGCATCGGTCGTACCCTAATCGTACGGCGGATCGGTATAGGCGGGCGTTTGTGAGCCATTACTGCAATGCGAGAAGCTGGGTGCCCTGGAACCATGGACGGCCTTACGACGGCCCGAGCGCCAATTACTGCCACATATTGGCCAGAGGGCGCACGCACTTGCCCTTTGCCCAGCCGCTGTTTGGGACGCCGTGCGCCGCGCTGGAGCCTGATGCGAGCGAGGCGCCGCCAACGGACGAACGCATGATGGGCGTGGGCGGCGAGATGGTGTCGATCGGAGCGGACTATCCCCAGGAAGATTGA